One stretch of Daphnia pulicaria isolate SC F1-1A chromosome 8, SC_F0-13Bv2, whole genome shotgun sequence DNA includes these proteins:
- the LOC124311161 gene encoding glutamate receptor 4-like isoform X1 — protein MEFFKIRLYQQRTWIGILIVFLFVPYDAECSHGGSNLNGLHLRIASLDVRPYMSIEKNQSTYRADGIVYQIIVWLSIRYNFTFSLVLPPDGTFGALVNHTWNGMIGMAINNQVEIIAAPVVPSLDRAEVLDFTTTFSEEPMICLIPAPEPDNSLSAIAKPYDYQVWLVIIFSMLSVAVATWLTSRFGPIRQVMKKNIADKNSKLDNGYMKMSLSDHIFAVFSIICLQPKESSTRSPNSSPLVGSVWCLSTVVLVYLYTGVLISYLTIPKMQPIVETTEELAASPRLHVVAIKNSIFESTLLQSTSGPLQSLGNQLRQHPENSLSGDYYNLNKLLETALLGKFGIILSKSQAESLINMSWKKENRCRLSIMREKIQSTRFCFALPKKSPYSKLISEGIYAMYDVGLIDYWKNRSPRTVTHNCEPTNIKMGMSNQKKKPISLDNLSGAFVVLAVGIAAASFAFVIEIWIAIVQRMKSRH, from the exons atggaatttttcaaaattcgtttATACCAGCAGCGCACCTGGATCGGGATACTCATCGTTTTTCTATTCGTTCCTTATGACGCTGAATGCAGCCATGGTGGCAGCAACTTGAACGGCCTCCACCTGCGGATCGCTTCGTTGGAT GTAAGGCCGTACATGTCTATCGAAAAGAACCAAAGTACTTATCGGGCGGATGGTATCGTTTATCAAATCATCGTTTGGCTTTCAATACGCTACAACTTTAC ATTTTCGCTGGTTTTGCCGCCCGACGGAACATTTGGAGCATTGGTGAATCACACCTGGAACGGGATGATAGGCATGGCCATTAATAAT CAAGTAGAAATAATCGCGGCCCCTGTAGTCCCTTCTCTCGACCGTGCTGAAGTTCTTGACTTTACAACAACCTTCTCCGAAGAACCAATGATTTGTCTCATCCCAGCTCCCGAACCAGATAATTCGTTGTCAGCCATCGCGAAGCCGTATGATTATCAA GTTTGGTTAGTGATCATATTTTCTATGCTAAGCGTAGCCGTCGCCACTTGGCTCACTTCTAGGTTCGGCCCCATCCGTCAGGTTATGAAGAAGAATATCGCCGATAAAAATTCTAAGCTTGATAATGGATACATGAAAATGTCTTTATCGGATCATATTTTCGCTGTGTTTTCTATTATCTGCCTCCAAc CCAAAGAAAGTTCTACACGATCGCCAAATTCAAGTCCGCTCGTTGGCTCGGTGTGGTGTTTGTCTACTGTCGTTCTGGTTTATTTATATACAGGTGTCCTCATCTCTTATTTGACCATTCCAAAGATGCAACCCATCGTTGAGACGACTGAAGAATTAGCCGCATCCCCCAGACTTCATGTGGTTGCCattaaaaattctatttttgaatcCACTCTTCTG CAAAGCACTTCAGGGCCATTGCAGTCTTTGGGAAATCAGCTTCGTCAGCATCCCGAAAACAGTTTGTCCGGTGACTATTATAACCTAAACAAACTTTTGGAAACAGCCTTGCTAGGAAAATTCGGGATCATTCTG AGCAAATCTCAGGCGGAGTCGTTGATTAACATGAgttggaaaaaagagaatcgaTGTCGTCTAAGCATCATGCGAGAAAAAATCCAATCAACTAGATTCTGTTTTGCCCTGCCCAAAAAATCTCCTTATTCGAAACTAATCAGTGAAGG CATCTACGCAATGTACGATGTGGGGCTGATTGATTATTGGAAGAATCGTTCTCCTAGAACAGTAACTCATAACTGCGAACCAACCAACATAAAAATGGGCATGTcaaatcagaagaaaaaaccaatcTCATTGGACAATCTGTCCGGAGCATTCGTTGTTCTTGCCGTTGGAATTGCAGCTGCCTCTTTCGCATTTGTCATCGAAATTTGGATCGCTATCGTTCAGCGGATGAAGTCTCGTCATTGA
- the LOC124311203 gene encoding glutamate receptor-like, with translation MHIEHDHKGQIYKLDGFVYQMVLWLSVRFNFTFTVVEPKDGAVGALVNNTWNGMIHMAIIREVDLVAAPVVPSSDRIRVVDFSISYLDEQAACLIPAPTFDRNKWTAVFRPFDYTVWLMIIFSLVSIATITWMTTNAYWKWCLDRSHIHATLRFQLPFSQNFLFAFGALCSQSKWIPSSSYSTRIATSSWCLMSAVYAFSSCIIAYLTIPKSHLLVNSIEELANSEILQVATLKNSIFETTLLQSNFGPMKNLGDSLRKNPENRLTRHYYNQAKLLDKVFGRLALTTGKLQLDMLMELDYRKSRRCDLTLLPQQFMPILKTCLALPKGSTYTHLINLGIIEMNELGLVDQWIKRYVNQTNQCSHGMRKFHRSETQTKHPLTLSVLASAFALLLLGIIVSYFTFFLELYFFKKSKNSLVII, from the exons ATGCACATTGAGCACGATCACAAAGGACAGATATATAAG CTGGATGGCTTCGTCTATCAGATGGTTCTGTGGCTATCAGTTCGGTTTAATTTTAC ATTTACTGTGGTTGAACCCAAGGATGGTGCTGTCGGAGCTTTAGTTAATAACACATGGAATGGTATGATTCACATGGCCATAATCCGA GAAGTAGATCTCGTTGCAGCACCAGTCGTGCCGTCTTCAGACCGAATTCGAGTTGTAGACTTTAGCATTAGCTATTTAGACGAGCAAGCGGCCTGTCTTATCCCAGCTCCCACCTTTGATAGAAATAAATGGACTGCAGTTTTCAGGCCTTTTGATTATACG GTTTGGTTGATGATAATCTTTTCTCTAGTTAGCATTGCTACAATCACTTGGATGACTACGAATGCTTATTGGAAATGGTGTTTGGACAGATCTCACATTCACGCTACTCTTCGCTTTCAATTGCcgttttctcaaaattttctCTTCGCATTTGGAGCCCTTTGTAGTCAGT CCAAATGGATTCCGAGTAGTTCTTATTCCACTCGAATCGCAACATCATCTTGGTGTCTTATGTCGGCCGTCTACGCTTTTTCGAGCTGCATAATCGCATACTTGACGATCCCTAAATCGCATCTTCTCGTGAACTCTATTGAGGAATTGGCCAATAGCGAAATCCTTCAAGTGGCCACTCTCAAGAACTCCATCTTTGAAACAACCTTATTG CAATCTAATTTTGGTCCGATGAAGAACCTAGGAGACAGCTTGCGAAAAAATCCTGAGAATAGATTAACCCGTCATTATTACAACCAAGCAAAATTGTTAGATAAAGTTTTCGGTCGGCTTGCCCTTACAACG GGAAAATTACAACTGGATATGCTAATGGAGTTGGACTACAGAAAAAGTAGGCGATGCGATTTGACTCTTTTGCCCCAACAGTTCATGCCAATTTTGAAAACGTGCTTAGCTCTGCCAAAGGGATCGACCTACACTCATCTAATCAACCTAGG GATCATAGAGATGAACGAGTTGGGACTGGTGGATCAATGGATCAAACGCTATGTCAATCAAACAAATCAATGTAGCCATGGAATGCGAAAATTTCATCGTTCGGAAACTCAAACGAAACACCCTCTTACACTTTCTGTATTGGCGAGCGCTTTCGCTCTTCTTCTGCTGGGCATTATTGTATCGTATTTTACATTCTTCTTGGAGctgtatttctttaaaaaatcgaagaATAGTCTAGTAATAATCTAA
- the LOC124311161 gene encoding glutamate receptor 1-like isoform X2, whose translation MEFFKIRLYQQRTWIGILIVFLFVPYDAECSHGGSNLNGLHLRIASLDVRPYMSIEKNQSTYRADGIVYQIIVWLSIRYNFTFSLVLPPDGTFGALVNHTWNGMIGMAINNQVEIIAAPVVPSLDRAEVLDFTTTFSEEPMICLIPAPEPDNSLSAIAKPYDYQVWLVIIFSMLSVAVATWLTSRFGPIRQVMKKNIADKNSKLDNGYMKMSLSDHIFAVFSIICLQPKESSTRSPNSSPLVGSVWCLSTVVLVYLYTGVLISYLTIPKMQPIVETTEELAASPRLHVVAIKNSIFESTLLQSTSGPLQSLGNQLRQHPENSLSGDYYNLNKLLETALLGKFGIILSKSQAESLINMSWKKENRCRLSIMREKIQSTRFCFALPKKSPYSKLISEGYACLSANQHLRNVRCGAD comes from the exons atggaatttttcaaaattcgtttATACCAGCAGCGCACCTGGATCGGGATACTCATCGTTTTTCTATTCGTTCCTTATGACGCTGAATGCAGCCATGGTGGCAGCAACTTGAACGGCCTCCACCTGCGGATCGCTTCGTTGGAT GTAAGGCCGTACATGTCTATCGAAAAGAACCAAAGTACTTATCGGGCGGATGGTATCGTTTATCAAATCATCGTTTGGCTTTCAATACGCTACAACTTTAC ATTTTCGCTGGTTTTGCCGCCCGACGGAACATTTGGAGCATTGGTGAATCACACCTGGAACGGGATGATAGGCATGGCCATTAATAAT CAAGTAGAAATAATCGCGGCCCCTGTAGTCCCTTCTCTCGACCGTGCTGAAGTTCTTGACTTTACAACAACCTTCTCCGAAGAACCAATGATTTGTCTCATCCCAGCTCCCGAACCAGATAATTCGTTGTCAGCCATCGCGAAGCCGTATGATTATCAA GTTTGGTTAGTGATCATATTTTCTATGCTAAGCGTAGCCGTCGCCACTTGGCTCACTTCTAGGTTCGGCCCCATCCGTCAGGTTATGAAGAAGAATATCGCCGATAAAAATTCTAAGCTTGATAATGGATACATGAAAATGTCTTTATCGGATCATATTTTCGCTGTGTTTTCTATTATCTGCCTCCAAc CCAAAGAAAGTTCTACACGATCGCCAAATTCAAGTCCGCTCGTTGGCTCGGTGTGGTGTTTGTCTACTGTCGTTCTGGTTTATTTATATACAGGTGTCCTCATCTCTTATTTGACCATTCCAAAGATGCAACCCATCGTTGAGACGACTGAAGAATTAGCCGCATCCCCCAGACTTCATGTGGTTGCCattaaaaattctatttttgaatcCACTCTTCTG CAAAGCACTTCAGGGCCATTGCAGTCTTTGGGAAATCAGCTTCGTCAGCATCCCGAAAACAGTTTGTCCGGTGACTATTATAACCTAAACAAACTTTTGGAAACAGCCTTGCTAGGAAAATTCGGGATCATTCTG AGCAAATCTCAGGCGGAGTCGTTGATTAACATGAgttggaaaaaagagaatcgaTGTCGTCTAAGCATCATGCGAGAAAAAATCCAATCAACTAGATTCTGTTTTGCCCTGCCCAAAAAATCTCCTTATTCGAAACTAATCAGTGAAGGGTATGCGTGCTTAAGCGCTAATCAG CATCTACGCAATGTACGATGTGGGGCTGATTGA
- the LOC124311254 gene encoding methionine aminopeptidase 1-like, giving the protein MSAGALCETPGCDQEARLQCPTCIKLGIKGSFFCTQECFKKNWNVHKSAHKKETVTEPVTYNPWPGFPFTGTLRPYPQTPKRTIPSHIARPDYANHPEGHPLGEQSARGSSYIKALSDEEKEGMRVVSKLGREILEEAANAVAVGVTTDEIDRIVHEACIERECYPSPLNYYEFPKSCCTSINEVICHGIPDKRPMQNGDICNIDVTAYHRGFHGDLNETLFVGQVSESGKRLVQVTWECLEKAIEIVKPGVKYRDVGAVIQKHAQSHGFSVVRSYCGHGIHQLFHTAPNIPHYAKNKAVGIMKPGHCFTIEPMISEGVWKDEQWPDNWTAVTQDGKLSAQFEHTMLVTETGVEVLTRRLEKDGLPYFMTIR; this is encoded by the exons ATGTCTGCAGGAGCTCTTTGTGAAACCCCAGGTTGTGACCAAGAAGCCCGGTTACAATGCCCGACTTGCATTAAACTGGGCATTAAAGGATCGTTCTTTTGTACACAAGAATGTTTCAAAAAAAACTGGAATGTGCATAAGAGTGCCCACAAGAAAGAAACAGTGACAGAGCCCGTCACGTACAACCCTTGGCCTGGTTTCCCGTTTACCG GTACTTTACGTCCATATCCTCAGACCCCCAAACGCACCATCCCTTCACACATTGCTAGACCAGATTATGCTAATCATCCTGAAGGACATCCACTTGGAGAACAGTCTGCTAGAGGAAGTTCCTATATTAAGGCTTTaagtgatgaagaaaaagaaggaatgaGAGTTGTCAgcaag CTTGGTAGAGAAATCTTGGAAGAAGCAGCAAATGCTGTGGCCGTTGGAGTCACAACAGATGAGATTGATAGGATTGTCCATGAAGCCTGCATTGAGCGGGAGTGCTATCCATCACCATTAAATTATTATGAATTCCCAAAATCCTGTTGCACTTCTATCAATGAGGTTATCTGCCATGGTATCCCTGATAAGAGACCCATGCAAAATGGGGATATATgcaaca TTGATGTAACGGCTTACCACCGAGGATTTCATGGTGACCTTAATGAAACCTTATTCGTTGGTCAGGTTAGCGAGTCTGGCAAGAGGCTAGTGCAAGTCACTTGGGAATGTCTAGAAAAAGCGATCGAAATAG TGAAGCCAGGTGTTAAGTATCGCGATGTTGGGGCTGTTATTCAAAAACACGCCCAAAGCCATGGATTTTCAGTTGTTAGGAGTTATTGCGGACATGGTATTCACCAGCTTTTCCATACAGCACCTAATATTCCTCACTATGCAA AGAATAAAGCCGTTGGAATCATGAAGCCTGGTCACTGTTTCACAATCGAGCCAATGATATCTGAAG GTGTATGGAAAGATGAGCAATGGCCGGACAATTGGACGGCGGTGACCCAAGACGGTAAACTATCTGCGCAATTCGAACATACAATGCTCGTGACCGAAACAGGTGTCGAAGTGTTGACTCGACGTTTGGAAAAGGATGGCTTGCCTTATTTCATGACTATTCGATAA